A DNA window from Hemibagrus wyckioides isolate EC202008001 linkage group LG11, SWU_Hwy_1.0, whole genome shotgun sequence contains the following coding sequences:
- the LOC131361407 gene encoding serine protease 27-like, translating to MNRMRWCINKSSSQDIFMHSDRDTVLSADMLKLGGVVLTLLFFVKGSLSQLDICGVAPLNTRIVGGTNAPEGAWPWQVSLQKNGIHFCGGSLINKEWVMTAAHCFSSTPKAGVLAYLGKQTLVGTNPYQVYKTISKIYSHPSYNKVTNDNDITLLHLNSAVTFTDYIRPVCLPSLGSDFPGGTKCWITGWGNIASGVRLPSPGVLQEAEVPVVDRTTCNNMLGSVKVTENMICAGYTEGGTDTCQGDSGGPMVTKQGSGVWIQAGITSWGYGCALPGSPGVYTLVSKYQPWISSTIKLNLPGFVTYTPPAP from the exons ATGAACCGAATGAGATGGTGTATAAATAAGAGCTCCAGTCAGGACATTTTCATGCACAGTGACAGAGACACAGTGTTGAGTGCAGACATGTTGAAGTTGGGGGGTGTGGTCCTGACCCTGCTCTTTTTTGTGAAAG GTTCCCTTTCACAGCTGGATA tTTGTGGTGTTGCACCTTTAAATACCCGTATTGTTGGGGGAACAAATGCCCCAGAAGGGGCGTGGCCATGGCAGGTTAGTTTGCAGAAAAATGGAATCCATTTCTGTGGAGGAAGCCTCATCAACAAAGAGTGGGTTATGACCGCTGCCCACTGTTTCTCCAG CACTCCAAAAGCAGGCGTGCTTGCGTATTTGGGAAAACAGACTCTGGTTGGCACCAATCCATATCAGGTCTATAAAACCATCTCAAAGATCTACAGTCACCCCAGCTACAATAAGGTCACCAATGATAATGACATCACCTTGCTTCATCTGAACAGTGCTGTGACCTTCACAGACTACATCAGACCAGTGTGTCTGCCCAGTCTAGGGAGTGATTTTCCTGGTGGCACCAAATGCTGGATCACAGGCTGGGGAAACATCGCCTCTGGAG tgaggttACCTTCTCCTGGTGTGCTGCAAGAGGCTGAGGTGCCTGTTGTTGACAGAACTACATGTAATAATATGCTGGGATCTGTGAAAGTTACTGAAAACATGATCTGTGCTGGATACACAGAAGGAGGCACAGATACCTGCCAg gGGGATTCTGGAGGTCCGATGGTGACTAAGCAGGGCTCAGGAGTCTGGATTCAGGCTGGTATCACTAGCTGGGGTTACGGCTGTGCTCTGCCTGGATCACCTGGTGTGTATACTCTGGTGTCCAAGTACCAGCCCTGGATATCGAGCACCATCAAATTAAATCTGCCTGGTTTTGTTACCTATACCCCTCCTGCACCTTAG